GAGCAGTAGAAGAAACAGTATTAAAAGACAGACTTGTATATCTTTGGTCACAACTCCTAGCAATCCCAGCAATGCAGCTCTTCCGGGGAACATGTCCTGGATGGTTAAGCCGCGAATGCGTTTATTATGTTCTAAGTTTACTGTACTTATAAAAGGAAACTGCAGATGATGCTTTCCCTCTGCCCCTCTGTAAAGTGTAAAATTACCCATGCCCCCTCAATCTGTAGACAAATGTATGTACCAAGAACTGCTGCATCCTGCACCAGGTCTACTTTGGCCACAAAAGATAGACCCAGCTACTATTGTTTCTTTATGGTAGttgttgccaacctttcagacctcacggtccactaaattcaaaattttaaatcccacggaccattattatgaattttttttaaaaaaagggtgtagtATAATTGAGTGCACATGCACCAGGTCTGGaatccggaccgcgcatgtgcggggagccatgtgtcattcatAGGGGAAGAAACTACCCCCAGAGTAACGTAATGATGCCATTGCCCACCCACTTTCCcactgcaggctcagacctgcttgctaaccATCCTGGGgtgacagtagcgcagggctgtggacacaacaaaagttgtgttcaTACGGGGGACAGGATCATTGGGGTCAGCAGGCCAGAGCCAGTGCACCCATCCTGCTCAACTCCGCAGGAGGGGCTCTTAGTGAATGAATGTGCTTGGGGATAAGATCAGTAGGGATTAGGAGAAGAAATGTAGGATGTGTGAGGATTAAATATGGAAGAGGTAGTAGAATTGACAAAGTATTGATAAAAAGGTGTGGAATTAAAGAATGAATGGAAGAGACAGAGAGAtggaaaaattattataatgaatgagaagaaaaaggaaaatgaagaagTGAATAAATGAATAGGTAAGCGGAATGTAGGCGAGTGTGCCAGAGAAGGGGATTGTGTGAGGGTAAatgcatgtgtatgtgtaatgGTAACAATAAGGGTAATTGTTCtgcagaccaccaacattttctcgcagaccagCGCTGTTCTATGGGACCCAGATAAGGAGTGCCACATATTTCCTGTTTACAGATTGGGGTCAGTGCATAACTGTACTTTAAAGGGTCTGATGGATTACCATTTCTGATTGTGGTTTCAGTTTAATCAGACATATGAACATATGTTTTTTCCAAAGAATGTGCCAGACACTTTTGTGGTTTTATCTCATGAAGccttagaatgtttttttttttttgtttttttttttttttaaggcaagtTTAAGGCAAGTTTTTGGtaattattaaatactttttttttctcattttaaccAGCAGGTAGATGTTTAATCACCATTTTAATTCAATCCCATTTctgaactggtaaaaaaatactcccccagccactctctctgctcctccaatgacctgctaatgacttcctcactcataacctcatcacacgcacggatacaagacttctctagagcagccccaagtctctggaatggtcctcttCGTTCTATTCGGCtttctcccactttctgctcatttaaaagagcactcaaaacctatttttttaaacttgcctacccattctTCTCTTTTTGGAACCATCACTAcctcccactactacatatctcccatcctattgtgtgtaaattcccccacctactagattgtaagctcttcggggcagggtcctctcctcctgtatcactgtctgtattctggtattccactaatccgactctctcctctacaatctattatgaatgctgcagccagactcatcaattcttcccacggctcctcttccgctgcatctctttgcagatctcttcactggcttccatttcaccttagaatcaaattcaagctcctgtgctttgccttccaatccctacacagttattgtcccactttaatttctgaactggtaaaaaaaaagtattcccccagccactctctctgctcctcggatgacttactaatgacttcctcactcataacctcatcacacgcacggatacaagacttctctagagcggccccaagtctctggaatggtcttcttcgttcTATTCGGCTTTCTCCCAGTTTCTGCTATCAGTACCATCACTAcctcccactactacatatctcccatcctattgtgtgtaaattcccccacctactagattgtaagctcttcgaggcagggtcctctgctcctgtatcactgtctgtattcttctgtcatttgcaacacctatttaatgtacagcactgcgtaatatgttggcgctatataaaccctgtttattaataataataattctgaaagCTAAATTACAGGGTCCACGGGTTTGTTTGCTGGAGATATCACTTGTACGAAGAGATGCAATGTGACAACAGCAGTTGGCAGGTTACAACTTTCATTCAAGCAtagtgtgtaaaaaaacatatttggtaaaATTTATGATACTAGAAGTTGATCTCCCAGTTTTGTGGTCACCAACAACAGGTCTGCTAATCAAGAGAAACCAAAGGGCATCAACCATAATAGTTAATGATAATGTATACCTAGGCTTGTTTACATTATTTCCATAGTTTGATTTGAGCTTCTAGGTTTTAATGCCACCTGGTCACGAAAGGGTTAAGATCTGCATTGCTTAAAACCCAGCAAGATTTTAAATCATTTCATTATACAGCATAGACATAGAGCCAGTGTAGGCCTAAGCTATAAGAAGCAAATGTTTTGTAGTGGATCTTACCTCACTATCTGGACTGGGCTGTATCACCTCCCAGGACTGAGAATCCACATCATAGCAGTGCAGTTCATTAGGCAATGTGTTATCTGCTGCACCTCCAAATACATAGAGGTGACGATCAAAAGCCACCATTGTGTGTCCATAACGTCTCTGCGGGGGAGGAGGGGAACCACGCAGTAAGTGCTCAGTGGGAATACGCATCCAGCTGTATAACAAAAGAGAACATAACAAAAAGGAGGATTTAAATTAGTCAGAAAATGTAGGGTTTTCTTGTTTTAACcccccctggtggtatgattaaagaggatttttaacatttaaaaatcctcttaattttaaatttcccgccggtcCATCCCCTCTCCAGGCATGgactcgcaagcagatgcccggccggcatctgcttcccctagctcCGTGTCCCCAGCGTTCACACggtggggacgcagatgctggccgggcatcgccagcttgcacagatgcccagccggcatcctCAGGAAAAAAAGATGccgacatcgctggaggacgccgctgtaACCGGTAATGCTTACATTGTATCTTATTTTACTTTGCAtacatctgttttgtttataaataaaaaatgttatacatcgTAAATTAGCATTACATTATTAGGGACATCGTCAGAGCTGCTTaaacaaaggatttattttatgACTAAATATCCTTGTTCACAGCTAGCTGTTCAAGTGTGTGAAATTTATTGGAAAGTTAAATGCTTCTCACACTTTCTCTGCAAATTCAAACTGGAACAAGTTGTTTGTGATCTTCGCCCCACTTTGACCAGAGAAGACAAACATTTTATCCCGGCAGACAGCAACTGGGAAGTTACAGCAAGATGGTGGGATCTCTCCACTCTGCTCAATCTGCAACCCAAAAAAAGTTTTCCGTTTTAGTCTCATGGCATTTATTCAGGAATCAAAGTCATACTGCATTCACCCATAGTTATACAGAGATACAGAGCTCCCTATCACCCtccaaaaaatggtattttacctCTTCCCAAGATGATGAATCTCTGTCTTGCAAACTGATTGTCCACATGTCATTTAGtctaaaaacagaaagaaaaagatgtgTAACAAAATTTGTGTAAACTCTTAAAATGAAGGTCCTTAAAGTTTACTTTGAACAAGAATGTGAAAGACTAAAAAGGAACCTCATCAGGTTGTCAGACCACGGCAATGAGACCAATCCCACCATTACACACATGTATAATTTAGCATAAGCTAAACCTAGTACCACTGTCTGTAGTACATGTGCCCAGCTTCACATAATACTGAAGAAAACCCACTATTCCCACGGTTATCGGCTACCCCTGCTGGATGACAATATGTAGAGGAGGGCATACCTTAGATAAAGGAACAAAAAGTCAGCCAACAGTAAAGCCTAGCTGAAATGAGTTCTCAACAAAGTACCAGTGGGAAATTAAACCCTAGGTAAATCATTTTAAGGAAAATGTATGTCCTTTTCATCACATGTTTTTTTTGAGATTGATTGATTGCTTTAAtgtgcaatattaaaataaaatgatttgtttagcATACCTGGCATTTCCATCATATCCAGCAAAGATCCATAGTTTATCATTATACACTGTAGCTCCATGTGCTGAACGTGCCACCGGTAACCTAAAAGGAGATCAAGGCATCAGatgatgaaaaatattaaaatataagtaaaggaTACCTATGCATTTCCATAATTATTTGTGATAGacgggaaaaaaataaaaaattaaaaacatgcacTGGACTGCCGATGGGGAAAAACTAACAAATGCTGAGTGTGTCCACAAGACATCCACAAAACACACTGCTTATCTAGAGGTATCCCAGACATCAGTTTAGACTTCAAGACACTTTGtccagttttttttgccttcatcgcagaaaaaaagaaaataaaactgttttctcAAGGGGTACTGGGGCATCAGAAAAGAACAACAACCCCAAATGAGTTTGTGACAACACAGCCTTACCTTCATCTAGCAGGCTGGTTTAGGTTCAGCACAAATTGAAACAAGAGCACAGATGTTGCATGTATTGGCTTTCACAAGAACTtctaaacataaatatgtataccTTAGGAACACATAGGTCATTTAGCATGTAGCTTTACAAACCTTCCTTCAATTTTCCATTCTGTCCAGAGTCCAGTTGCAAACTTGTACTCAAATAAATCATTCTTATTTTTCAGATTCGAATTGGAGTAGATGTCACCAGTATAGCCACCTAGGCACAGATGTCAAAACATCAAATATTAAGCTTATGAATCCTAATAAGAACAGGTTGTCTAAATCCATCCCAAGAACAGATGAATAGATTGTATTGGCTGCATATGCAGAATGTTGACTGATTTCAAAGCTGGAGTTTATAAGTTGTATACTAGGAGGGCAATATTTAGCTTCGGTTACATCTAAACATCAATGCTCAtgataacaaaatacaaatacctgGATAGCCAAGCAAAGAGTGTTAAAGATCTATGACTAGCTAAGTAAAAgattgatttaaaacaaaatgtataataaaacgcattcatatacacacacacacaaagattaAAAAGGTGGTAGTTGCAAAATTCTATGTGTAATATTTgtgcaatatttgtatataaataatacacacaaatacataaaatcagaACTAAATTGCCACATTTTTTGAGCAGATgtagcaaaaaacataaaaaagggtcATGTGACTGATCATATATGCATAATAAGTACTGCTTGATTATTTTGCAGGTGTCCTACTACCACTATCAGTtcttaataaatgaaaacatgaattCTTACATGTATGAACTGCTCCCCTATCTGAACACACATAATAAGCAGCTAAAAAGCCGTCATGTTACTCACCAAACACGAACATGCTGCTCCCATATACCACAGCTGAATGATGATATCTTGGTGCTGGGGGAGTTCCTGTTGTAAATGCCCTGGTAATTTaaggtataaatatttttctattagaaAACTGTCTGCATTTCCCAAAATATActccatgaataaaaaaaaaacacaattttaatgcTATCCTTTATTTTACAGCCATGGATTGAGCAAGGTAATAAGCAAAAATATTGATGTATGCTGAAAGTCAAACTCCAGCTAAAAAGTTCATTTTGTTTAGGATAGAAAGCAGAAATAATGAATAATCAGCTGGTACAAGGCAGCTAAACTATTCAGTAGCCAAGCGGCTTGCAGAACAAACACCTACCGGCACCAGGAGCAGTCTTTTACATCAAATCTCAGCAAGTCATTTAACATGTTCttcctggaaaaagaaaaaaaagtaagaatttcAGTTGATACATTTctattaacatttaaatttacTGTATTTCTAGATATTACAGTGATTGGTGAAACATTTACCTGAAAGCAACGGTGGATGTGCACACCCAAAATTTTAGGGTTGTACTAtataaactaaatacaaatattattggtGTTTTATATAGTACACTGGCATTTAAGCTTAAGAACCAAAATGAATTACATAGTGAGCAAGTATGTTGTCAACACatcacatatttacatatgtaattTGTATCTACTCCCTTTGTTTACCTGACgaaaaagtgtttttactttCTTAGCATTCTGGGTTTGAATTGAactctttctctttattttggtTTCCTACATGTTTTGCAAAGCAATTAGGCTAACTgctatgctttaaaaaataatatttttttcctatagagTATGTTGGGGAAATTAGACCATTGGCTCCTTTAAGACCAAGGGACCGGCAAAAATAATTCTGaaagtttataaaaaagtatTGCATGATAGGTCAGtggtataaaatgtatgaaatatttacttCTAGCATTATGTTTAGCTTTAAAGGTAATCCCCGGACTGGATTTTTACATTTAGGAACCTACATAGTCATAGCAGTAAATAAGCTATAAATCAAAACcacactgacctttgtagctgcagacactgtggagcaaCTAATTCTCAACAGTGAACTTCTTTTTATTCAATCTTGTAGCAGCAATCTTTTTAACCCCCTTGACTGTCTGCCAAAAGTACCTCTTGACATTAGAATTTAGAGGAATGGAAGGCTGCCAAGTCATTACTGGTAGGGATGGCAAAGTCAGCTAAGCTTACACGAGAATGTGACATCAGTGTTTGTGCTTGAACATGAGGTTATGGAGGGCTTGAGGAGATTTACATACCCATTATCACCACCAAAAACATAAATAGCATCCTTGTAAGCGACAACAGTGTGTTTACTGCgcctgtaaaacaaaacaaagaaaaagcatattttacattttatatagataaaaaaaaagtctagtttACACTTGTAATTAGGGCTGTTAAGTGtttgtttagataaaaaaaaaatctttggtaaaAATTCCCTGTGAACATTTCATTCCACTGATAACCTGAACCAAGTTAtacaatggttctgatttattaaagctctccaaggctggagaggatacacttttatcagtaaagctgggtgatccagcaaacctgcaatggatttctttaaagtctttgGCTATTTGCTAACCACCCTAGCCTTATTCCTGAGTTTGGCTcagggttcattttcagtaccaaaaaaggtaaccctgagccatactCGGGGTGGAATTCcaaagttttaaaacttacctggtccccaggTGCGcatggcatcctccagcggtgcctggTATCTGCTCCATCTGGCGATGCCTGCCTAGCATCTGTGTAGTCTGGCCATGCCCGCTTGGGCACGCAGATGCCGGGCGAGCTTGCGGCTGGGGTgggagaaaatttaaaataattatttattattattttttatttataaatgtaccgctttgatattttaaaatacttattattcagacggCCAGAgaggttagcaaatgttttgcatcctggatcaaatccattccagatttgttggatcagccCCAATGTTTTGTTTGCCGATACAAAGCAAGCCATGACTTGTGGCATATTTAAGATCTGCGCCCCCCTTCCCTAAAAGGTTATTTGGTGACTGAATCAAGATTTAGGTACTCATACTAAGTGGAAGAACACCCTTAAAGGTGAAAAATGCAACCAGAGAGgtcttttattgaagaagagacataCGTACCTTGTGCAAAAGAATATCATTACCTGCCTGTGCGTAACCTTTTTAaggcatacctaaactcagaatttttactttacataaaagggtagacaagcgttttatttaaagtaacaattttgttggtgttttattttcaagcgcaacatttttttgcaaaggatGCAGCACCTCTCCTTAATTCATAATCACCTAGgctatcaagaatgaatgggagcgcaaagctttgCGGGATagctatgtcacgcatcccaggaggatcttgtgtgctccttctgcataagcctgagcatctcgggcatgcacagaagga
This Pyxicephalus adspersus chromosome 6, UCB_Pads_2.0, whole genome shotgun sequence DNA region includes the following protein-coding sequences:
- the LZTR1 gene encoding leucine-zipper-like transcriptional regulator 1, with protein sequence MACKSKVAPSVDFDHSCSDSVEYLTLNFGPFESVHRWRRLLPCDEFVGARRSKHTVVAYKDAIYVFGGDNGKNMLNDLLRFDVKDCSWCRAFTTGTPPAPRYHHSAVVYGSSMFVFGGYTGDIYSNSNLKNKNDLFEYKFATGLWTEWKIEGRLPVARSAHGATVYNDKLWIFAGYDGNARLNDMWTISLQDRDSSSWEEIEQSGEIPPSCCNFPVAVCRDKMFVFSGQSGAKITNNLFQFEFAEKVWMRIPTEHLLRGSPPPPQRRYGHTMVAFDRHLYVFGGAADNTLPNELHCYDVDSQSWEVIQPSPDSEVRSTTKHLLLIDGGMGNFTLYRGAEGKHHLQFPFISTVNLEHNKRIRGLTIQDMFPGRAALLGLLGVVTKDIQVCLLILFLLLLSNVCICVPGTSLVQDMKAYLEGAGRDFCDITLLLDGHPRPAHTAILAARSSYFEAMFRSFMPEDGQVNISIGEMVPSKQAFESLLRYIYYGEVNMPPEDSLYLFSAPYYYGFFSNRLQAYCRQNLEMNVTVENVLQILEAADKTQALDMKKHCLHIIVHQFTKVAKLPNLRSLSQHLLINIIESLASHISDKQCAELGSDI